Proteins encoded within one genomic window of Sulfurospirillum tamanense:
- a CDS encoding transposase, translating into MPREPRIDEVGFYHILNRGVERCTVFFEQEDYERFLEIANESASTYKCVLHSFCLMPNHYHLLVENKEKNLSLFMRQINSKYSIYFNNKHKRIGPLWQGRFKSHYIYDEHYLTTLVRYIEFNPIKAHISKHIGEYRWAMSSKPVLFSSMDYVFINKTNFTQDLQDEELQKVHELFCTKLEKQEQKIVKKTKRELSYFFETYDKEVAIAKAIEEGYLQTHIAKYLNLSTVSISKLYKIYKSKVKLFEGLKSKGIFWSYSKEMTYEEAGEKLVIEHLLKYGDFDGLCAGMKLFGKRLSKKVWEERLVSDQGFIKTNLLLARVFFGMDVESGYFKEKKNGRLEKLKLLAS; encoded by the coding sequence ATGCCAAGAGAACCTAGGATAGATGAGGTAGGATTTTATCATATACTCAACCGAGGGGTTGAAAGATGTACGGTATTTTTTGAACAAGAAGATTATGAAAGATTTTTAGAAATAGCCAATGAAAGTGCGTCAACCTATAAGTGTGTGTTGCACTCTTTTTGTCTCATGCCAAATCATTATCATCTTTTGGTGGAAAACAAGGAGAAAAATCTCTCTTTGTTTATGCGGCAGATAAACTCCAAATACAGTATCTATTTTAACAACAAACACAAGCGCATCGGGCCACTTTGGCAAGGGCGCTTTAAGTCACACTATATCTACGATGAGCACTACTTAACCACCTTGGTGCGTTACATCGAATTTAACCCCATCAAAGCGCACATCAGCAAACATATAGGCGAATACCGATGGGCGATGAGCAGCAAGCCTGTTTTGTTCTCATCGATGGATTACGTATTCATTAATAAAACAAATTTTACGCAAGATTTACAGGATGAAGAGCTACAAAAAGTGCATGAACTCTTTTGCACAAAGCTAGAAAAACAAGAACAAAAGATAGTAAAAAAAACAAAAAGAGAACTCTCGTATTTTTTTGAAACATACGATAAAGAAGTGGCTATCGCCAAAGCCATAGAGGAAGGGTACTTGCAAACACACATAGCAAAATACCTGAATCTTTCGACCGTTTCCATTTCCAAACTCTATAAAATATACAAATCAAAAGTTAAGCTTTTTGAAGGGCTAAAAAGCAAGGGAATCTTTTGGAGTTATAGCAAAGAGATGACTTATGAAGAGGCTGGCGAAAAACTGGTGATAGAGCATCTTCTGAAGTATGGTGACTTTGATGGGCTTTGTGCGGGAATGAAGCTTTTTGGGAAGCGCTTGAGTAAAAAAGTGTGGGAAGAGAGGCTTGTCAGTGATCAGGGCTTTATCAAAACGAATCTGCTGTTAGCGAGAGTCTTTTTCGGGATGGACGTAGAGAGCGGTTATTTTAAGGAGAAGAAAAATGGACGACTTGAAAAACTTAAACTTCTTGCTTCCTAA